The Lampris incognitus isolate fLamInc1 chromosome 15, fLamInc1.hap2, whole genome shotgun sequence genomic interval TTACTTTCATAGTATCCTCCAGGTAGTGTGTTGAGCTGCCATTTGCATAAGCAGTTTGCACAACCGCTATCTTTAGGTTGAGGCCAGCCTAATGAAAAACATAATGCATATCTATGTCAATGTATGCGTCTGCCTGTCTGACTTCATAAAGATAAGACTAATGAGTTTTAGCTAGAGCCTACTCATGGTGTATTTTTTGTGCGTGTGAGAGAATATACCTGTGTGAGCAACTCTTTGAGGAAAGTACTGATAAGTGTGGCTATCTTGTCTCCATCCAGCAGATGGAACCTTCCTTCAGTGTCACTGTAGTAATACACTATACGATCCGCATCGCCATCGAATGAACAGCAACGCTCTCCCACATTCATCTTAATATCTATGGAGAAAGTAGGAGAGACGAAGGGATAAAGAGCaagagaaagtgaaagagagagtaagagagagcgagaaatgGAGAGATACAGTgatagagggaaagagagagacattgtCCTTACATCTGAGTGACAAAGTCAGTTTACTATGTTTTCGCTCAAGATGAAGGTAAATGTAATAAGTCACTCTGGGGTCAGTTATTTAAAGGGCTacaaaatgtaaatataaaagTAAAGTGAGATGAGGTTGAGACCATGAACAGTAGAAAGTTTTTGGCAAGTTGCTGAATAGTCTCTACCTAGTGGTCAAGCGTGGGACCTTTGATGTTAGAGCAGATGGATCAAAGGTCATAACACCAAATCTGCCGTTTATATGGCCAGTCATTATGTGCTATAATAAAAGTGTCAAATATTGCTGAGTATAAAGCATAGATAAGAAGTAAGGTAGGTAAGATGTGTAATTAACTAATACTCACCGTAATGTCTGTCATGACCAAATCAATATCAATATCACCAGGGGAGACAACAGCATTAATGAGTAAATTATTTGATGATATGAATACGATTTTCACCTCCTCTTGCAATGGCATTGGCAATGCACTAACAGTTGCCCACACAAGAGTATACACAATCACATATGCTCTAATCCTAATGTTTGCAGCAGAACAGGTTGAAGCAGTGGACAGGTAGATCACCATTCAAAGTGGATGACCTGGGTCCAATCGCTCCATGGTGTAAAGCAATGGCCTGGTTTAGGTTTCCTTGAGCAAAACACCAAACCCCTCTATCAGTCCCGTTTTGTAATTGCTACTGTTTTAGACCCAGTAATGTAATTACATGCATTAGAAATCACTTTGGATTATTTGACAACACCATCTCAGATCTAAATGGCTTAGTCATACCTGCAGGAGCTTTCTGTTGCACTTTGACAAAGTCAGCTCCACACTGGTAGTTGAGCTTTCCACCAGTGCCATCGTTGAAAAGGGATATCTGAAGCCCCTTCTTTATGTGTCCTTCCATCTCCCGAATCTTCAGAGCCCCAATCCCATTGGCACCATCTACCACAAGGTGCTTCTGGTCATCTGTTCGATTGGGCACCTACCAGAGGGAAAAAGACAGATGAATTGACAGAGGGCAGGATTGGTTAGGATAATAAATGGATGAGAAGAGTGTTAAATAGTTGAGGTCTTGTTATCTTATCATGTAGTGTTTTGGGCAAAATTACAGGTGTTTGCTGGCTAACATATGCAAATTCACAATCATACAATTATGGACAAgagcacaaatagacacacagtaTTTTCTTACATCACTGGTGAGTTGAAGGAAAGCTTGGGACAATTTGTTGTAGTATCCCTCTACTGTAGCTTCTCCGTATCGACCTTGTGTGTTCTGGCAGCACACCATGTAATGGAGCTGAGGTGTGGTCACCAAACCATAGTCTAGTAGAATAAAGGAATACaggaaaaatcaaaaacaaaaacagaacggGACATTTTTTAATGGAAatgaatgaaataaaaaataaccaAGCAATTACATGTAGGCATACTTGAATGATTAAACTTGCCTTTACTGTGACCACCAAGGGCAGAGACTCCATCCAACACTGCCTGTGATAGGCTGGCACTACTGCTCCTACAGTTAGAGGACACATTGTACCTGATGGCTATAGGTGCTCCTGATAAACTTTTCAAATGGTTAATTTATTAAAAGGTCATCATATGAAGTGAGATGTTTTTTGTTTGGAAACGTGTGTGTCACCAATGTATGCTAGAATATTCTCAAGCATGTATTTAAGCCATTTTGTCTCAATGCAAGTGGCTTGATCAAATTTCTTAAATGTCTCTATCAACAGATGGTCTGTATCATGGTAAATGTTGAATATACATTTAccattttgtatattttttttatACACAAATCCTTCCATCACAAAGGCATGAAGGTCAATGAATAGCCAACACAGCATTGTATACAACACTGGTTAAGCATTAGGATGCAAATACAGAGGGCAAATTTATAAACAGGTGAGAGGGGTATACATTCAACAACACTAATAGTTTCTAATACACACCATATTTTTAAGCAAGCAAGTGAAACAAGCGATATATATGCCATCTATGTCAACTGAAATATTTGGCAATTTTTGATGTTTCTTTTCAGTCTCTATGAGAACCAGACACCAATACCTTTTACCTGGTATCTTTTCCCACAAAAACATTGGCTTCCTCGGCCAGGTTTATGCCCTCCCTCTCTATGATGTCTTTTAGAGCGGTTAGCAAatcttcttcctctgcattgGCTAACTGGGTGGCATAGACCTCCCAGGCCGGGGTCACCATCTCCCCCATAGGGTCAATCAGCTTCACCCCATTGTCTTCCTAGAAAGGCAAGATAGAAGATGAACTAAGTTGGGCAAAAGTTTGAAAATAGAAAGGGTAATGGATATAAAtctaaaaggtgtgtgtgtgtgtgtgtgtgtgtgtgtgtgtgtgtgtgtgtgtgtgtgtgtgtgtgtgtgtgtgtgtgtgtgtgtgtgtgtgtgtgagtaagagaggcaggaaggagagagacagatggaagaaagtgaagaaagaaagaaggagggagagagatcaAGTATAAAGTGAAAATTAATCAATACAAGGCAACCTTCCCACAAAAATAGTAACAGAAGATGAACTGTAACTTGTGCCGTGTCCATGGACAACAATTTCTGACTGAAATAGACTAGGTTACAGCTTTAAACATTAACCCTGAATTCCCTCataattttttttaatctaaagtAATGACAGTACAGTCCATGCTGCAGCCGGAAAACCTTAATTCAAGATAAGAAGAGAGGTTAATATATTTGAATGTCTTCGCCACCTCAGGATTGTGTGAGGCAGTGACCATCACTCCGATGGTGGCTTTGGTCTTTTTGGAGCGGAGTGTGGCTAGTAGGCCCATTCGGAACATGATGTGGTCCAGGTGTTGGGCGTTGTCTCTAAAGCCAGCAGTGCCATACTGCAGATCCAAGCCCTTGGGTTTGGGATGCTGCATGGACTTCTGGGTTACTTCTTGAAACTGGGCCATTACTGAAATACATGACCATAACGAGAAGTTTTAGTAATGTCTCTCTTTAAGTAGAAAAAAGTTTATCACGTATGCAGTAGATAGGTTTATGGTAGAGCTGTTGTTGTTTAATTTCACAGAAAGCGTTTAAGCTAAATAGCATGTGAACTACACGAGTAGCCAATAGAACCTACTTTATTTGTCAAAACCTCTGACTGGAGCAAATTTGAGCTTCGTCCTGTCTTATTTCCAACAGTCAGCCTAATAGCCGGAATATAAGATAAATTTCTGGTTTAAGTAAACTTTGCAAATCAAACACGCTGCAAGCAGCTAACTGTGTTAAAGACAGCCTACTTCATGTTTAAAAATGTCTGATGAAAATAATGAATTAGAACGTCAACCGAAATGATCGGAACAAAATAAGGACAAAGTTTACAATAACAACCGATGGTGCATATTAGCAACCAACCCACTAAGGGAGATAAGCTCAATAAAATGCGGCAGTTGTTCATTGAGTTTATAACTGAACGAGACCAACTGTCGAGCAAAACTAGCAACGAAACATTAACTCTCAAATAAAACATCAGTTCGCATTGCGAGCTGAAAAGTCGTTTCATTAAACTTACTGACTTGTATTTCTTGAGAGATTCAGCAAGACAGCGAATGGAAATTTTCCTGTTTAGCCCTCCACTGGCGACGTGGCTGCACTTCCGGATACGTCACGTCACGCGGGTAGGGCGCTTTTTTCACTGAATAAATACAGGCGCGCTGACAAATGCGGCGGAATTCGTGTTTCGCCGCTTATAGTCACGGCGTTTTATTTGATTTTACTGCAGAGCACAAATCATTGGAGAAGAATAGCTCGTTTTCTTTTACGTTTTTTTTCCTATTCGGTGATTGACTACCATCTCCCTTAAAGTCATAAGCTTTAGCCTACCTTTTCtggctcacacacgcacacgcacgcgcacgcacacgcgttCCTGCTCAAAAGCACGAAAAGCGCCTTTCAGTCCTAGAACCCTCGGAAATTGAAATGCAGACATTTTGTTGATAATCTGTTTATCCTTGCCTTGGAGATGTTGCTGTGGGACAACATAGTCATAATACCATGTAGTATAGCCAACATAGTCATAATACCGGCTGACTGCAAACAAGACCCAAGTCCACTGTGGTATACATTTACCACGCTAAATGATATCACATTAGGGGGGGATCAACTGTTAGTTCCACCATTATGTCCCGTCTGTGGGTTCAGATATCGTGCAAACCTGCTTGATGCATATAGGCccacatgcagcagcagcagcgcatAAGCTCCAGTAAATTAACCCTTTGGCGCATCGTGGAAACGCGTCCGTGCTCCCCCTTTAAGAACACGCCATCGTGTTTGCGCGTGGGACGGGTCGTGTGTAGGTTTGTTTGACGAGTTGTCATTCCGTCTTGTTCAGCCACCGATGCTCGGGGTGGACAAGTGTCGATAGGCACGCAGAGAGCTTCAGTTAATAAATAAACCACAGGGAAGGAAGGCAGGGAACTCttccatcttttctttttttttcttcctttttttgcgCCGCGCAGCGTTGGCGAACGCCACCGGGGAGTGGCGCGCATCTACTGTCGACCGAGGAGAGGGCCGACCGACGCTCACAAGCGGACACTGCTGATCAGACCAAACAGTTGCTTTATCCGCTCACATCTTTCAAAACCAGACATCCGAAAGCTTTTCCGAGCGTTCATGCGGGGAAATAAGCAGCCGGCCGATGTCCCCTCCAAACGGAATATTTGACCGACCCATGGATTTTTGACATAGGTGCGACATTTTTAATAACAATTCTGCAGGGGTTACACAGGGGCTTCGCTTGTTTAGCATTTTTCTACTTGCCTTTTTTCCCCTTCTACATTATTGCAGCGGGGGCGAGAAAATACGCCTCATTGCCTGCCGAGTGTTACGTAACTGTGTGGCTTTTAGCTGTCCAAGGTGCTGAATTGAAGAGCCGTAGCCTAAAACCGGACAAGCCGAGGGAATTTGCGACCTTGCGTAAGTCCGCCCATGTCACCGAGCATAATATCAACGTGACCGAAAtatctgatgtaaaaaaaaaaaaaccttttttttctcattcatgTGAACCGatcttgtctctttttctttttttctttttgtcgtcCACAGAGAAGGTCACGGGCCTACACATCAGGGGATTCGAGGAGGAAGACGCCGCAATCGGTGTCAGAAACCCCGGATAAGCAGTTTTAGTTTCTTCTTCTATTTTTTTTGCCGTTCTTGGTGCAATCCTGAGGTGGTCtaatcaagagagagagagagaaaatgtcgGGGCAGACGCTCACGGATCGCATCGCTGCTGCGCAGTACCAGCTAACGGGATCAGATATGGCACGCGCCGTCTGCAAAGCCACCACTCATGAAGTGATGGCGCCCAAGAAGAAGCACCTGGAGTGTAAGTGTGCCCGCGGTTATACCCCACAGGGTAGCTCTGAAAACGAGTCTATAGAACCCTCACCTACTATAGACAAAttatcccccccctctctcgctctgtctcacacatacacacacacacacactcattaggAACTATATTACTTATTTTCCCTTTATTATGTATTTTCCTTCCCCTAGCTTAATATAATGGCCCCACTGGTGACCCTTTGTGTCAACCTCCGGTCACTGTGAAGGTAGCTCACAGAGgctgatgaaagagagagagagagagagagagagagagagagagagagagagagagagagagagagagagagagagagagagagagagagagagagagagagagagagagagagagagagagagagagagagagaagacaagacaagacagacagacagacaaagaggtcATAATTAAAGGTAGACAGGCCATTTAAAGAATAGGCGTAACTGTCACAGTGGGTCCTTATCACCTGTGAGCCTACAAAGAGCAGTTTACATGAGTGTGCATGTGCCCACATAGAGACAACCCTCCACTTCTCTGTACACCCACATCTACATTACGCCAATGTAAAGCCCACGCCTTTCTACAGGTCCAAAGTAAGTTAAGACTCTCAGTTTAAAATCTCCCACCAAAACAGTGTCCTGGCTAAATAAAAATATCAAATCTCACAGCTTTGCCAGCACCATCTTGAAATGACAGCCAGGGTTACCTCATGACAAATCATGATTAATCACTGTCATACGCCGGAGCCACAAAAGTCAGATCAATGGAACTCCGCCGCATACTGCTGATGGATGGTGTGATCACCTCTGAATGTGTTTTAGATTGTTAGTCTctatttttgtgtatgtgtgtggtcccTGTACAGGCCAAGGCTTGTGTCTTCGACTAGGGCCTTATATCGTGCGATCTTCTCCCCTGTTGAATAATTCATCCATCAGCCAATGACTGCCTTGCATTATTTACACAGCCAAAGGTgacaatgctaatgctagcatgGGTCGGAAACcacttctttttctccctctgcagtgtgtgtgtgtgtgtgtgtgtgtgtgtgtgtgtgtgtgtgtgtgtgtgtgtgtgtacctacacacagggtgttgtgatgcgtctagtgcagcagtgtgtagttggagggaaggtgcatgtgttcttccaacccgcttgtgtccttcttgcccttagcttgctgccgctggctagcctttgtggcgaatagggaagcatcctagcgtgtaagccttcccttgccagtacatagcctctccttcaccaagactcctgccaggcctccccgtggccacacgtggtaactggggtcttgcggccccaggctaacttggcaggggatctcggagcagcagtgggccccagagatatggtgtgcaggcccaccctggtggacatgccctggcacctatcaaccactgccccgctgccttgtgggtgagtttgggaagacataaggctaagggagcttaccccaacagaaaagcaagctgtggcggcacgcttcgaggcggtttccgaaaaactggatttccggcagccccctgcagttgtgtggaggtgccggtcgtctagggatcccccttgccatcggaaccatctcctctacaatcaagtcatgtggcgttgggagaagcgcaccccccatgccactttaaaaaccatctctgcgcaggtatcttctgctatctgagtcctcaaaggaccctcaaatagaagaagatggtcatcatcgggcacgatggacaaccaacaagcacaagtgtgtgtgtgtgtgtgtccactcatGTGTTTACCCTGGGATCATATACTCAAACCTTACAGTTGTTAATGGACACACCAGTGGGACAGTTTTGCCATTGGCGGTACAAGTCATAGCTCACTTTCTCCAACAACAAGAACAAAATTGTACTACCTATTATATCCATGAATGCTAGAGTTAAATGTAGGAATAAAGCTTATAGAATTACAACACGAATCAACAAGCTGAATAGACAACCATATGGACAATGTTGCCATATGCATTTTATTGGGTTGATGAGATTTGTGTGGAAATACCGTACCAATTTTCCATGGCAATTCTACAAGCTACATGTATATATAGGCCACAGTCCCCCTTTCTCACTCTTATCTTGGCAGGACACTCAGGGCCAAGAGGGAAATTTAAACCTCAAAACTACAAAATATTCCACTTCAAGTGACTCTGACATGAGACTTAGTATTCAACCTACTAAGTTTTTTGCGGTTGTGTTGAGGTTGTTAAAATATTGTAGCAGGTACACAACCTAGTGCATTTATTTCTGCTGTGAGGTGCTATGCCATAAACTTCAACAGACTGAGTTCACTCCACAGACGTCACAATAAAACTCCAAGTGTGGTGAAACCTCAAATACAcaagtgtttgtgtatttgtgtacctGGCAATTTGTAACCACAGCACTATATAAATCTGGCTGCATGTAATGTGTGATGCTCTGATGAAGACACGTCAATGAAGATATGTATCAGCAAGCCAAATATGGCCAAGAAAATTAATGGCTATCTGATGCTAAGTTTTGGAGTTTGATGCTGAGCTCATATTTGACATATGGGAAGTACCAATGTGGGTCAGTGTTagagtgtggagtttgcatattccctCTATGtctgtgagtttcctccgggtgctccacttTCCCCACACTGTCCATGTTAGCTGAATTGGAGACTCTAGATGGCCCGTAGGTACGGCTTAGAGAGTGAATAATTGTGTGTCAATGTGTTGACCATGCAACGGACTGGCAACCCGCCCGgggcgtctccctgccttctgcctgAAGTGTGTTTGGATTAAGCCACTAGCCTCTCGTGACCCTGACAAAGAAAATGAATGGATGTACGCAGATCCCAGTCATTCATTATCCAGACCATCTTTGATATCATCGAATATGTCCAGGTTTGACTTTTCCTGCACCCCTTATTCCTTGCTGGCGCTGTCTTCCTTTGTCATAGCGACACAGCTTATGAACCCTGGGACGGGTGCAGTGCGGTTGTCACGGAAACAGATTGACGATGCTGAGGAGACTGTGGAAggtagagggagaaagagagtgcTGTCACTTCCAGAGAATAGACATAAGGCCAGTGTTCGATGCCTGTTGGTTGGCTCCAAGTGCAGTATTGAGCAATAAATTTACAAAACAAGTTTTTATTTTGGTCGTTTTCCAATATGGCATGAATCTGAGAAACTCTGACAAGTTTGTGTCTTCCAGAGTCAAAAAGAAAAATATATTCCAGGTGGCAGAATATAGCTTCTGGTCATAAAATGTGCTATATTCATTTCCAGAGCCTCAAAGGGGAAAGCAATAATTAGTTGGGAGTACTAATGGGAATTGCATTGAAATTTCCCCTAGTCATGGGTGTGATCCTCTGATATTTCTTCTATCTGAAATATGTGTTGCATTAAAAAAATGCAGTTGCAATACACATAATTAGTATAaaccatctctctcactcactctctctctctatatatatatgtatatacatacatacatacatatatatatacactaccgttcaaaagtttgggatcacattgaaatgtccatatttttgaaggaaaagcactgtacttttcaatgaagataactttaaactagtcttaactttaaagaaatacactctatacattgctaatgtggtaaatgactattctagctgcaaatgtctggtttttggtgcaatatctacataggtgtatagaggcccatttcaagcaactatcactccagtgttctaatggtacaatgtgtttgctcattggctcagaaggctaattgatgattagaaaacccttgtgcaatcatgttcacacatctgaaaacagtttagctcattacagaagctacaaaactgaccttcctttgagcagattgagtttctggagcatcacatttgtggggtcaattaaacgctcaaaatggccagaaaaagagaactttcatctgaaactcgacagtctattcttgttcttagaaatgaaggctattccatgcgagaaattgctaagaaattgaagatttcctacaccggtgtgtactactcccttcagaggacagcacaaacaggctctaaccagagtagaaaaagaagtgggaggccgcgttgcacaactgagcaagaagataagtacattagagtctctagtttgagaaacagacgcctcacaggtccccaactggcatcttcattaaatagtacccgcaaaacaccagtgtcaacatctacagtgaagaggcggctgcgggattctgggcttcagggcagagtggcaaagaaaaagccatatctgagactgaccaataaaagaaaaagattaagatgggcaaaagaacacagacattggacagaggaagactggaaaaaagtgttgtggacggatgaatccaagtttgaggtgtttggatcacaaagaagaacgtttgtgagacgcagaacaaatgaaaagatgctggaagaatgcctgacgccatctgttaagcatggtggaggtaatgtgatggtctggggttgctttggtgctggtaaggtgggagatttgtacagggtaaaagggattctgaataaggaaggctatcactccattttgcagcgccatgccatacccagtggacagcgcttgattggagccaatttcatcctacaacaggacaatgaccctaaacacacctccaaattgtgcaagaactatttagagcagaagcaggcagctggtattctatcggtaatggggtggccagcgcagtcaccagatctgaaccccattgagctgttgtgggagcagcttgaccgtatggtacgcaagaagtgcccatccaaccaatccaacttgtgggagctgcttctggaagcgtggggtgcaatttctccagattacctcaacaaattaacagctagaatgccaaaggtctgcaatgctgtaattgctgcaaatggaggattctttgacgaaagcaaagtttgatgtaaaaaaaatcttatttcaaatacaaatcattatttctaaccttgtcaatgtcttgactctattttctattcatttcacaacatatggtggtgaataagtgtgacttttcatggaaaacacaaaattgtttgggtgatcccaaacttttgaacggtagtgtatatatatagagagagagagagagagtgagtgagtgagtgagtgagtgagtgagtgagtgagtgtcagtTTTTTTATTCCCCTGTTTTAACCTCTATAGGTCTGATTTCCCGTGTCACAAGAACATTAGGGGCGTTTGTCTTAATCCTCTCTTTTGGGGAAACGTTTGATGGAATTTGCTATGCAGGCTCACACAGTTGTGTCTAGGGACAATTAGATTTGACAATGAGGGCAAAAAGGAAAAATGTGATGTGAGAATTTCTAGAGAGCAGATAATCTGTGGAAGTTCAAGTGAATGAGCGCAATCTCATTAACACCAAGATAATGGGTTCAAATCTATCTGAGATCACAAATACTTATTTCGTGGCCACGGATAAGTTTCAAATAATTTTAGTAAAAATGTTGAGGGTGCGGATTGATGATGTCACAACCATGCCTTGCACCTCGAGTGCTGATTGCTCTCACCAGCAGATTTAGAAATTAGGCAGctaaacaattaacaacacaatatCATATAAATTACCTTACAAACGATTTACGAAAGAGTGCAGATGATAGAGAAATGAACGTGGGTCACTGACTCGTTGTCAAAAGCGGGTGCGCAATCCCGCGCTGGGCATGCTGGTCATGGACGTGACATCGTCATTCCTAGCCCCCAAAATGTTTTACTAAACCTATTTAAAGCTAACTCGTGGCCACGGAATAAGACATGCATTACTATTTTGTGgccacaaaagaaaagaaaaaatcctCTGTGTCACCTCCGAGGCCCCATGCAACCCCATTCTCGCTTCTGGTTTATTTAACCTGGGCTATTCTTATACCTTTAACCCTACAGACTGGTTGGGGTTCGACGAGGGCCACAGTCAGAGCATACAGCtgaaaataaatacatacatgcacgcacatgcactcacccacacacagtgAACACAGATAGATATGCAAACACGCTCGCAGGCTACACCTATACAATAGCTTCAGGCGGCCCTTCCCAAACTGTTTATTCTTATAGCTCTTCTGACAACTGTGGATTACTGTAAGAGTCTTTATTTAGATCAGCCTATCCTTAttagacacacatacactcacactcacgctcacatacagatacacatgcacacaatctcAGCACCAGTTTGCTTTtccagtgtgtcagtgtgtgtttgtgtcaagtGAAAATAGCGCTCCAACAAGAGACGGCACGAATTATAGCCTACGTACTGTAATGGCCCATGTGGTTCGTAATTGCACGATGACAAATAAATGTGAGGAGATAGCCACACACATGCTCAGCATAGAATGAGTGAAAGGACTGAAATCACGACTGGATATGGTTCTGTGTGCACTGTGTGAGCATGAGCGCTAACTTGTACGGCAGCCATGCCTGTGACACGAGTTATGTAATCGTGTTTTAGCCACGGTGGTCACTCTTTGCATGAGTGTGTAGATGCACTTGCATATTTTTGTTGTGCGCGCATTTGCATGTGCGTTCGTGCAACATTTGAAATGGCTGCAGAGGTCATCCTTTTTCATCCATTTCACTCTGATCAATGATGAATGATGCAACGAGAAGAGAATAGGTGGGCAGAGACCTGGAGGCTGCGGGAAGAATTGACCTGATTTGAGAGGAACAGAAAGTTGGCCATTTTAAATCAAATGCAAAtgcaaataataaataataataaataaacgaGAAGAAATGATTGCTACAGTGAGTCGCAGAAAAtagacaaaacatgtattaggCAGAAATAATGCATTTGTTCGCGTTTTACCTTCATATTGATTTGTAGTTTGGCTCATTATCCAGTCCCATAACAGGAACGTCTGGAGAGATAATCCCTTCATTATGACACAATCATTTCACCATAACCAGTTACATCAACAACAGTAGCTACAACACAGCTCTCAAAAGCTGATAATGGGTATGTGGTGTTATGTACACATGGGATAATAATATTGGGAATGTAGGGTCAACAgagtacgtgcatgtgtgtgtgcatgcatgtgtgtgtttacgcTGAAGGGGGAAGGGCAGT includes:
- the pgm3 gene encoding phosphoacetylglucosamine mutase, with translation MAQFQEVTQKSMQHPKPKGLDLQYGTAGFRDNAQHLDHIMFRMGLLATLRSKKTKATIGVMVTASHNPEEDNGVKLIDPMGEMVTPAWEVYATQLANAEEEDLLTALKDIIEREGINLAEEANVFVGKDTRSSSASLSQAVLDGVSALGGHSKDYGLVTTPQLHYMVCCQNTQGRYGEATVEGYYNKLSQAFLQLTSDVPNRTDDQKHLVVDGANGIGALKIREMEGHIKKGLQISLFNDGTGGKLNYQCGADFVKVQQKAPADIKMNVGERCCSFDGDADRIVYYYSDTEGRFHLLDGDKIATLISTFLKELLTQAGLNLKIAVVQTAYANGSSTHYLEDTMKVIVRCTKTGVKHLHHAAQEFDIGVYFEANGHGTVLFSKAAEEKIQQLVDSSSSDERRSAAILLHNTVNLINQTVGDAISDMLIIEAILAIKGMTVQQWDAIYTDLPNRQLKVKVSDRRVIDTTDAERRTVSPAGLQGAIDSLVKKYRKARSFVRPSGTEDVVRVYAEAETQESADALANEVSLAVYRLAGGVGDEPKLLQ